A single Mustela lutreola isolate mMusLut2 chromosome X, mMusLut2.pri, whole genome shotgun sequence DNA region contains:
- the LOC131821470 gene encoding melanoma-associated antigen 10-like, whose amino-acid sequence MPHSPKRLRLAFEPDFQTQIEIQGLKVADVLIAEDKEETSSVSSCSFNFSYPSTSSSPPSSPVIPLSPEKEEEEEPAATLSPPQSPQSSFCSFSASWNTSEEVSNSQEVEDTGSLETSTDNESLPRDPLDKGVADLVHFMILKYRLKEPITKAEMLKVVVEKYKEKFPVIFKKASKCLEVISGIDVKEVDPTTHSYVLVNSLDLTHDEMLSDNQSMPKNGLLIIILGVIFIEGNCAPEEDIWDFLNMIGIYAGREHFIYGEPRKLITTDWVQENYLEYRQVLNSHPPRYEFLWGPRAHAETSKMKVLEFLAKIKGTDPISFSCWYEEALRDEEGRAQARTESVDNTATTFIAQHWSAASSAPTEE is encoded by the coding sequence ATGCCTCACTCTCCAAAGCGTCTACGCCTTGCATTTGAGCCAGACTTTCAAACCCAAATTGAGATACAAGGTCTAAAAGTGGCAGATGTTCTCATAGCTGAGGACAAGGAGGAGACTTCCTCTGTTTCCTCTTGCTCTTTCAACTTCTCCTacccctccacttcctcctccccgCCTTCCTCTCCTGTGATTCCACTCtccccagagaaggaggaggaagaggagcctgCTGCAACACTGAGTCCTCCCCAGAGTCCTCAGagctccttctgctccttctctgcATCATGGAACACATCAGAGGAAGTCTCCAATAGCCAAGAAGTAGAGGATACAGGTTCTCTGGAGACCTCAACAGACAATGAATCTTTGCCCAGAGACCCACTAGATAAGGGGGTGGCTGATTTGGTGCATTTCATGATCCTCAAGTATCGATTGAAGGAGCCCATCACAAAGGCAGAAATGCTGAAGGTTGTTGTcgaaaaatataaggaaaaattcCCTGTGATCTTCAAGAAAGCTTCTAAGTGTTTGGAGGTGATCTCTGGCATTGATGTAAAGGAAGTGGACCCCACCACCCACTCCTATGTCCTTGTCAACTCACTGGACCTCACCCATGATGAGATGCTTAGTGACAACCAGAGCATGCCTAAAAATGGTCTCCTGATAATCATCCTGGGTGTGATCTTCATAGAGGGCAATTGTGCCCCTGAGGAAGACATCTGGGATTTCCTGAATATGATAGGAATATATGCTGGGAGGGAGCATTTCATTTATGGGGAACCCAGGAAGCTCATCACCACAGATTGGGTGCAGGAGAATTACCTGGAGTATCGGCAGGTGCTTAACAGCCATCCTCCACGCTATGAATTCCTGTGGGGTCCCAGGGCTCATGCTGAAACCAGTAAGATGAAAGTTCTGGAGTTTTTGGCTAAGATCAAAGGGACCGACCCCATTTCTTTCTCATGCTGGTATGAGGAGGctttaagagatgaggaagggaggGCCCAGGCCAGAACTGAGTCTGTAGATAATACTGCTACCACGTTCATTGCACAGCATTGGTCAGCAGCTTCTTCTGCCCCAACTGAAGAGTGA